The window CACGGCGACCGCCGACCGCCCTGCGGAGAACCGCCGAATGCCGCAGCGGCCTCGACGCCACGGGCGAAGCGGAGCAGGCTGGGGTGATGGCACCCACGACGAGAACCATCACGGCCGCGACGACCGGGCGGGCGGTGCGCCGGGCGGGCTGGCTCCCGGTGGTGGTGCTGGCGGTGGCCGCGACCGCCGGATGCTCGGCCGGCACCGCGAGCACCGGTGCGGCGTCTCCGACCTCCGCCGCGCCGTCCCCGTCCGCACCCGCACCCAGCCCCACTCCGACGCCCGCACCGACGGCCGAACCCGCGGCGTGCGGCCAGGAGGCCGCCGCCTCGGGCATCGCCGCACTGCCCGCCCCCGCCGGTCTCGAGGGCATTCCCTGGGACGCGGCGAACGCCGACTACAGCGGTTACGACCCCTGCGCCGCCCTCTCCTGGTCGCTCGTCACCCTCGAGTACGCCACGGTCAGCTCACCCACGGCGGTGCTCCTGTTCCACGACGGCAGCTACCTCGGCACGGCGACCTCCGAGGCCTACGGCTTCACCCCCACGGTCGAGCGCACGGCCGACGACGCGATCGCCGTCACCTACCGCTTCCTCCAGGGCTCCGAGTCCAACGCCGAGGCCTCGGGCCGCGCCACCGCCACCCTCACCTGGAACGCGGCGACCAGCTCCGTCGACCTCACGGGCGACCTCCCGCCGACGAACTGACCGTCGCGCCAGGCCGTCTCGCAGCACCTCGACGTGCTCGAACAGGCCGGTCTCGTGCGCACCGAGCGTCGGGGCCGCTACAAATTGCACACCATCGACACGTCACCGCTGACGCAGATCGCCGAGCGGTGGCCCGACCGGAAGGCACCCTCGTGAAGATCCAGACCATGAGCATCTTCGTCGACGACCAGCAGCGGGCGCTCGACTTCTACACCGGCGCGCTCGGCTTCGCCGTTTCCGCCGACGTGCCGCTCGGCGACCACCGCTGGCTCACCGTCGTCGACCCCGATCGCCCCGACGGCACACAGCTCTCCCTCGAACCCAAGGGTCATCCGGCGGTGGCGCCGTTCACCGAGGCACTGGCCGCCGACGGGATCCCCTTCTGCCAGTTCGGGGTGGATGACGTTCAGGCCGAGTACGAGCGACTGACGGCACTCGGCGTGACGTTCACGCAGCCGCCCACCGACTTCGGCCCGGTGATCGTCGCCGTGCTCGACGACACCTGCGGCAACCTGATCCAGCTGGCGCAGCCGACCGGAGCCCCTGCCTGACCCAGAAGC of the Herbiconiux flava genome contains:
- a CDS encoding LppP/LprE family lipoprotein, with protein sequence MAPTTRTITAATTGRAVRRAGWLPVVVLAVAATAGCSAGTASTGAASPTSAAPSPSAPAPSPTPTPAPTAEPAACGQEAAASGIAALPAPAGLEGIPWDAANADYSGYDPCAALSWSLVTLEYATVSSPTAVLLFHDGSYLGTATSEAYGFTPTVERTADDAIAVTYRFLQGSESNAEASGRATATLTWNAATSSVDLTGDLPPTN
- a CDS encoding VOC family protein, producing the protein MKIQTMSIFVDDQQRALDFYTGALGFAVSADVPLGDHRWLTVVDPDRPDGTQLSLEPKGHPAVAPFTEALAADGIPFCQFGVDDVQAEYERLTALGVTFTQPPTDFGPVIVAVLDDTCGNLIQLAQPTGAPA